From the Salarias fasciatus chromosome 16, fSalaFa1.1, whole genome shotgun sequence genome, one window contains:
- the chpfa gene encoding chondroitin sulfate synthase 2 — translation MRLSMFISVVRPFGPVVVGISLGFMLSMLSVNWTEEACFMDGAEGEDVSPGQDGMLKGARKPNSISAANYAESEEDFQPRIVPYEQAAPSEPKKLYRAKYVSTELGMRERLFVGVLTSKTTINSLAVAVNRTISHHLDPVVFFTGSHNRKVPHGMFVVSHGDERLIWNMFQTVRYIFDHFINEYDWFYFVQDDTYTEADRIKALVGHLSMDRELYMGHPEEFIGGEMEGRYCYGGFGYLLSRSLLVRLQPFLENCRNDILSARPDEWLGRCIIDYTQTNCVSEYEGRQYQHYELGKNSDPKKEQSPEFQNALTVHPVSDPELMYRLHRYFTEIELQKTYDEIAKLQAEIKNVSVVAFEGNRSAHWPVGINPPFEPKGRFDVLMWEYFTEEEIYSCLDDSPKCELQGVDHMDVADVIDTAVEELNKKYMPVLHLKKQQLINGYRRFDPIRGMEYTLDLQLEAVSQKGHSRSITKRVHLVRPLSWIEIIPMPYVTEATRVHIIIPLTHDDQSYVDHFLEVFASNAFETSENAILTLLFIYEPKEAQQVNQNDIFASVKSQIAKYEHKYPTVKIPWISVKTETPSQIKYMDIISKKHPVDTLFFLAKVNTNINSEFLNRCRMNAISNWQVFFPIHFQDYNPDVAYHNTEQPATIDLVKDAGRFDRHSFDEACFYNSDYMTTRSRMVVDVQDNEEIIESLDIYEMFVQYSSLHVFRAVEPALHQHYTYHVCNSRLSEDLYHRCVQSNLHGIGSRSQLAMLLFEQEQGNST, via the exons ATGAGACTTTCAATGTTTATTTCCGTCGTGCGGCCATTCGGCCCGGTGGTGGTAGGGATTTCTTTAGGCTTCATGCTGAGCATGTTGAGTGTGAACTGGACGGAGGAAGCGTGTTTCATGGACGGTGCGGAGGGCGAGGATGTGTCTCCGGGACAGGACGGAATGCTGAAAGGAGCCCGAAAACCCAACTCAATTTCTGCTGCCAACTATGCGGAATCCGAGGAGGACTTCCAGCCGAGGATAGTTCCCTACGAACAAGCCGCGCCGAGCGAGCCCAAGAAACTTTACAG ggCCAAATACGTCAGCACAGAGCTGGGGATGCGTGAACGTTTGTTTGTCGGCGTTTTAACCTCCAAGACCACCATCAACAGCCTGGCTGTAGCCGTCAATCGCACCATCAGCCACCACCTGGACCCCGTGGTCTTCTTCACCGGCTCGCACAACCGCAAAGTGCCCCATGGCATGTTCGTGGTTTCCCACGGGGACGAGCGGCTCATATGGAACATGTTTCAGACCGTCCGGTACATTTTCGACCACTTCATCAACGAGTACGACTGGTTCTACTTCGTCCAGGACGACACCTACACGGAGGCGGACCGGATCAAGGCTCTGGTGGGACACCTGAGCATGGACCGAGAGCTCTACATGGGCCACCCGGAGGAGTTCATCGGCGGGGAGATGGAGGGACGGTACTGCTACGGAGGCTTCGGGTACCTCCTGTCTCGTAGTCTGCTCGTGCGGCTTCAGCCCTTCCTGGAGAACTGCAGGAACGACATCCTGAGCGCTCGGCCCGACGAGTGGCTGGGAAGATGCATCATCGATTACACCCAAACTAACTGCGTCAGTGAATACGAG GGACGGCAGTACCAACATTATGAGCTGGGAAAAAACTCCGATccaaaaaaagaacagagcCCAGAGTTTCAGAACGCTCTGACCGTCCATCCTGTCTCTGACCCTGAGCTGATGTACCGGCTGCACCGATACTTCACTGAGATTGAACTCCAGAAGACTTACGATGAGATTGCTAAGCTGCAG GCAGAGATCAAGAACGTGAGCGTGGTCGCATTTGAAGGCAACCGAAGCGCTCACTGGCCCGTGGGGATCAACCCGCCGTTTGAGCCCAAAGGTCGCTTCGACGTTCTAATGTGGGAGTACTTCACCGAGGAGGAGATCTACTCCTGCCTGGATGATTCTCCAAAGTGTGAGCTGCAGGGCGTCGATCACATGGACGTGGCGGACGTCATTGACACCGCCGTCGAGGAGCTGAACAAGAAGTACATGCCGGTCCTGCAcctgaagaagcagcagctgattaaCGGCTACAGGCGCTTCGACCCGATCCGTGGCATGGAGTACAccctggacctgcagctggaggccgtCAGTCAGAAAGGTCACAGCCGCTCCATCACCAAGAGGGTCCACCTGGTGCGACCTCTGAGCTGGATCGAGATCATTCCCATGCCCTACGTGACCGAAGCCACTCGGGTCCACATCATCATACCTCTTACTCACGACGACCAAAGTTACGTCGACCACTTTTTGGAAGTCTTTGCCTCCAACGCGTTCGAGACCAGCGAGAATGCCATCCTAAcgctgttgtttatttatgaGCCAAAGGAGGCGCAACAGGTTAATCAGAACGATATATTTGCAAGCGTGAAATCTCAGATCGCCAAATACGAGCACAAATACCCGACGGTGAAAATCCCGTGGATCAGTGTCAAGACGGAAACGCCGTCGCAGATCAAGTACATGGACATCATCTCAAAGAAGCACCCGGTGGACACGCTGTTCTTCCTGGCCAAAGTCAACACGAACATCAATTCCGAATTCCTCAACCGATGCCGCATGAACGCCATCAGCAACTGGCAGGTGTTTTTCCCCATCCACTTCCAGGATTACAATCCTGACGTGGCCTATCACAACACGGAGCAACCGGCCACCATCGATCTGGTCAAAGACGCTGGTCGTTTTGACCGCCACTCCTTCGACGAGGCGTGCTTTTACAACTCTGACTACATGACGACGCGCAGTCGGATGGTGGTGGACGTCCAGGACAACGAGGAGATCATAGAGAGCCTGGACATCTATGAGATGTTTGTCCAGTACTCCAGCCTCCACGTGTTCAGGGCCGTGGAGCCGGCGTTGCACCAGCATTACACCTACCACGTCTGCAACTCCAGACTGAGCGAAGACCTCTATCACCGCTGTGTTCAGAGCAACCTGCATGGGATTGGCTCTCGCTCTCAGCTCGCCATGCTGCTATTCGAACAAGAACAAGGAAATAGCACTTGA
- the LOC115402637 gene encoding pyridoxal kinase-like, protein MECRVLSIQSHVVRGYVGNKSASFPLQVLGFEVDSINSVQFSNHTGYAHWKGQVLTAEELNVLYEGIKLNKVNLYDYILTGYSRDTSFLETVVDIIQELKKINPNLVYVCDPVMGDHGAMYVPENLLPVYKDKVVPLADILTPNQFEAELLTGRKITTEEDAIEVMDLLHKMGPETVVLTSTDLPSKRGDQFLVALGSQKIAKPDGTNSNQKICMDIPKVDAVFVGTGDLFAAMMLAWTHHHPKDLKMACEKTLSVMHHVIKRTIKYANEKAGPGKRPSPAQLELRMVQSKADIENPAIVVEAKVLHKSSH, encoded by the exons ATGGAGTGTCGTGTGTTGTCCATCCAGAGTCATGTTGTCAGGGGATACGTGGGGAACAAGTCGGCGTCATTCCCGCTGCAG GTGTTGGGCTTTGAGGTGGATTCCATCAACTCTGTTCAGTTCTCCAATCACACAG GCTATGCCCACTGGAAGGGTCAGGTCCTGACCGCAGAGGAGCTGAACGTGTTGTACGAAGGCATCAAGCTCAACAAGGTCAACCTCTATGACTACATCCTCACAG GGTACAGCCGAGACACCTCCTTCCTGGAGACGGTGGTGGATATTAtccaggagctgaagaagatcaATCCCAATTTGGTGTACG TTTGTGACCCTGTCATGGGGGACCATGGTGCTATG TATGTTCCAGAAAATCTGCTGCCAGTCTACAAGGACAAAGTAGTGCCTTTGGCCGATATCCTCACTCCCAACCAATTTGAAGCAGA ACTGTTAACAGGGAGGAAAAtaaccacagaggaagacgcCATTGAG GTGATGGACCTGCTTCATAAGATGGGTCCAGAGACTGTGGTCCTCACGAGCACAGACCTGCCCTCCAAACGTGGGGACCAGTTCCTGGTGGCTCTTGGGAGCCAGAAAATAG CAAAACCAGATGGGACCAACTCCAATCAGAAAATCTGCATGGACATCCCCAAAGTCGATGCAGTGTTTGTGGGAACAGGAGACCTGTTTGCTGCCATGATGCTCGCCTGGACTCACCATCACCCCAAGGACCTGAAG ATGGCCTGTGAAAAGACCCTTTCAGTCATGCACCACGTCATTAAGAGGACCATCAAGTATGCCAATG AGAAGGCTGGCCCTGGGAAAAGGCCGAGCCCCGCACAGCTGGAGCTCAGGATGGTTCAGAGCAAGGCTGACATCGAGAATCCCGCCATCGTAGTGGAAGCCAAGGTTCTACACAAGTCTTCTCACTGA